The Arachis ipaensis cultivar K30076 chromosome B07, Araip1.1, whole genome shotgun sequence genome includes a window with the following:
- the LOC107607526 gene encoding uncharacterized protein LOC107607526: MTNEHDTLTIEQPTASTKKDHNDPLVVNIKDTSTGEITARKMTAIQVWHLKKEEKVMMELDGHGQGQDNGTNLLIRFLGLVARRATLCPISIQRWVQMPEDNTKKQWNYIEISYKYLLRNIYFYPNKTKEEILATKIDSDIPSIEWSAFVHHYTNPKTKKQYLQNRKYRVKLQVSHAGGSKSNARREKMLGRPVCRSDVILSTLVKKNGNYVNANIRAFPEDQERVAAEGVPSKVLAHPNDAIGKVFGAENVGRVRSFSSAVCLVDFGKSKRIFGFIIGGVFSNVSQQYVLNLEKQVEILEKKLDGYEETKIQLAPLHKFLLSKYGDKVPSMSGDMPGI; this comes from the exons ATGACGAATGAGCATGATACATTGACAATAGAACAACCAACTGCATCCACCAAAAAAGATCATAACGACCCTTTAGTTGTGAATATCAAAG ACACTTCTACGGGAGAAATCACAGCTCGCAAAATGACTGCCATTCAAGTTTGGCATttgaaaaaagaggaaaaagtcaTGATGGAACTTGATGGCCATGGACAAGGTCAAGATAATGGCACGAATTTATTGATACGGTTTCTGGGTTTAGTGGCCCGTAGAGCAACGCTATGTCCAATTTCAATTCAAAGATGGGTTCAGATGCCTGAAGACAACACAAAAAAGCAGTGGAACTACATTGAAATAT CCTACAAATATTTGTTACggaatatttatttttatcctaaTAAAACAAAGGAAGAAATTCTGGCAACTAAGATTGATTCAGATATACCATCCATTGAATGGTCAGCTTTTGTGCATCACTACACGAATCCTAAGACAAAG AAACAATACTTGCAAAATAGAAAATATCGAGTGAAGCTTCAAGTATCACATGCTGGTGGTAGTAAAAGCAATGCTAGAAGA gaaaaaatgtTAGGAAGACCTGTATGTCGGAGTGATGTTATTCTGTCGACtctggtgaagaagaatggaaaTTATGTAAATG CAAATATTAGAGCATTTCCTGAAGATCAAGAACGTGTTGCTGCTGAAGGAGTTCCTTCGAAAGTGTTAGCTCATCCGAATGATGCAATTGGAAAGGTCTTTGGTGCTGAAAATGTAGGGCGTGTGCGAAGTTTTAGTAGTGCTGTATGTCTGGTAGATTTTGGCAAGTCTAAACGCATTTTTGGATTTATAATCGGAGGAGTCTTCAGCAACGTATCTCAACAGTATGTGTTAAATTTAGAGAAGCAGGTTGAAATATTAGAGAAAAAGCTAGATGGATATGAAGAAACTAAAATTCAGTTGGCACCTCTGCataaatttttattatcaaaatatGGTGATAAAGTACCTAGTATGTCCGGTGATATGCCAGGCATTTAA